In Myxococcus stipitatus, the following are encoded in one genomic region:
- a CDS encoding peptidase MA family metallohydrolase: MNRWVALLLAWGLAVPAAAQDAALKDEVKTRLGQVEQRLDDWDVPGARRELAEAEKLIPADVEPLKYFQGRVAFEEGRYDDAVELLTGANIEDKPGSYLRLAKDTRDIVKSHERAESEHFVFLYPKGKEQVLVPYALETLESIHRAMAEDLGWTPPGGKIRVEVVNNARELSKVSTLTEKQIRTTGTIAICKFNKLMVTSPKAVAQGYDWQDTLAHEYIHLVVSQMSHNTVPIWLHEGLAKFLESRWRGKAGLAMTPSTQALLGKRVKADTLIPFEKMHPSIALLPTAEDAATAFAEVFYAIDYVHQSKGAAGLRSVVGELKSGQTDKKAVEAAMGMSFPLFEKAWLAHIKKQPFPAELVPRDDRVVLKEDAKGKVKEDGEKKGREISFGDFNEVAEVSARKFAHLGELLRERNRVKAAAEEYAKAHKLVGDKYESVSNKYALALLELKRLDEAEGVLRGSLRVHPGSPATNVHLGRILLHRKDYPKSKTAYLEALASDPFDPEIHVALSRIHGALGETALATRAKSATAVLTGLKPAEVDELAQRFLRDDGALSETTVPATGGEPAKPSAKPAAAPPDGGR; this comes from the coding sequence ATGAATCGCTGGGTGGCCCTCCTCCTCGCGTGGGGACTGGCCGTGCCCGCCGCCGCGCAGGACGCGGCGCTCAAGGACGAGGTGAAGACGCGGCTGGGCCAGGTGGAGCAGCGCCTGGACGACTGGGACGTGCCCGGCGCCCGGCGCGAATTGGCGGAGGCGGAGAAGCTGATTCCCGCCGACGTGGAGCCGCTCAAGTACTTCCAGGGCCGGGTGGCCTTCGAGGAGGGCCGCTACGACGACGCGGTGGAGCTGCTCACGGGCGCCAACATCGAGGACAAGCCCGGCAGCTACCTGCGGCTGGCCAAGGACACGCGCGACATCGTCAAGAGCCACGAGCGCGCGGAGAGCGAGCACTTCGTCTTCCTGTACCCCAAGGGCAAGGAGCAGGTGCTGGTGCCCTACGCGCTGGAGACGCTGGAGTCCATCCACCGCGCCATGGCGGAGGACCTGGGGTGGACGCCTCCGGGCGGGAAGATTCGCGTGGAGGTGGTGAACAACGCGCGCGAGCTGTCGAAGGTGAGCACGCTCACCGAGAAGCAGATTCGCACCACGGGCACCATCGCCATCTGCAAGTTCAACAAGCTGATGGTGACCAGCCCCAAGGCGGTGGCGCAGGGCTACGACTGGCAGGACACGCTGGCGCACGAGTACATCCACCTGGTGGTGAGCCAGATGAGCCACAACACGGTGCCCATCTGGTTGCACGAGGGCCTGGCCAAGTTCCTGGAGTCGCGCTGGCGGGGCAAGGCGGGCCTGGCGATGACGCCCTCCACGCAGGCGCTGTTGGGCAAGCGGGTGAAGGCGGACACGCTCATCCCGTTCGAGAAGATGCACCCGTCCATCGCCCTCTTGCCCACGGCGGAGGACGCGGCCACCGCGTTCGCGGAGGTGTTCTACGCCATCGACTACGTGCACCAGTCCAAGGGCGCCGCGGGGTTGCGCTCCGTGGTGGGGGAGCTGAAGTCGGGGCAGACGGACAAGAAGGCGGTGGAGGCGGCCATGGGCATGAGCTTCCCCCTCTTCGAGAAGGCGTGGCTTGCGCACATCAAGAAGCAGCCCTTCCCGGCGGAGCTGGTGCCGCGCGATGACCGCGTGGTGTTGAAGGAGGACGCCAAGGGCAAGGTGAAGGAGGACGGCGAGAAGAAGGGCCGTGAAATCTCCTTCGGCGACTTCAACGAAGTAGCGGAGGTGTCGGCGCGCAAGTTCGCGCACCTGGGCGAGCTCTTGCGCGAGCGCAACCGCGTGAAGGCCGCCGCCGAGGAGTACGCCAAGGCGCACAAGCTGGTGGGCGACAAGTACGAGTCCGTGTCGAACAAGTACGCGCTGGCGCTCCTGGAGCTCAAGCGGCTGGACGAGGCGGAGGGCGTGCTGCGCGGCAGCCTGCGGGTGCACCCGGGCTCCCCCGCGACCAACGTCCACCTGGGCCGCATCCTCCTGCACCGCAAGGATTACCCCAAATCGAAGACGGCCTATCTGGAGGCGCTGGCGTCGGACCCGTTCGACCCGGAGATTCACGTGGCGCTCTCGCGCATCCACGGCGCGCTGGGAGAGACGGCGCTGGCGACTCGCGCGAAGTCGGCCACGGCGGTGCTCACCGGCTTGAAGCCCGCGGAGGTGGACGAGCTCGCGCAGCGCTTCCTCCGCGACGACGGAGCGCTGTCGGAGACCACCGTGCCCGCGACAGGCGGCGAGCCCGCGAAGCCCTCGGCGAAACCCGCCGCGGCTCCCCCGGATGGGGGACGCTGA
- a CDS encoding DUF4175 family protein: protein MNLDTPQSPGPELPPPPPPPPSAPTPVGVSSRGRGVEALLQAVRARQRRFLWLQGGALGGMAASVMTVGGGLLGQVAPRLGGSILGFAVPVGVALACVFGLWLSRRRVGDDVLTARLVGQRRPELSLDVLAAVELMRERGGHTNGSPELADAFLQQMDQRVRTVDVRSIVDVRPAQRAGLATLGVLLLLALVLGLWGEKWSAGLKRIVEVSRAPEAQAQAEPITGDIELTYRYPAYTGLSQRTVPGTDGAVSAPAGTEIQLKTRSDRAIERAELVINNTQSVPLKVTGNRDLEGTFIAKQSGHYRFVFYAKREKPLAVGPDISLTVEADKPPQVTLLTPAAELEVDPGQKVTLKYEATDDYGLSGLALVYRKPGAQQDTRVPLRREDGRRSRDTYTWDLGSLKVDPGDRITYFVEAQDNDAVEGPKKGVSRTQVLRIYSAAEHHRAALEKAEQLWGRMVDHLADRMEGPDREKQKDPQAVASAATVDTSGQQLITDMRTLAQTLARERDVPSELVSALSNISESLGSHINGTADFRRLYLRTQRARGEDWGTGNRLSAVVTEEIEELEKDILYLEALLDRQKLEALQEMAKQLAQERRELSRLIEQFKANPDEAARQAVMEQIQQLKARIQELMQRMAEMRKGIRDEHLNAEALSEMMKDQDMQSALEDIEKLMREGKTDEALAKLQELGMQMDEMLKGLDEANEEFGGEQYPELAEKFGKFMEDLKTTVDDQQRVADQTRKLRDQARAQNKERLSERGQAVKDDLMRKVQQAQQSYDKLNPEHLNSRAARPLEEAQSELRNVENALKVNDFDLAAEAATRAEDAARQLAGMGEQQKQLDEMFGNPPEVRQQSSDLAQRLERDARNVQDVNRQLQSLFPPPGSQLSQQDKQQLQQLSQEQQQLEQRTQNLRQQMEEMEQTAPLFGEEAAQQMEGVGQRMGEAAQRMQGKDPGRGYGEQQAALEGLRQFQQQMQQGQRGRKGGLPLPGGMSGRKPGNAGRDPKDQVELPDEDSFQAPKEFRKDLLDAMKQGAPEKYREQVKRYYEELVK from the coding sequence GTGAACCTCGACACCCCGCAGAGCCCAGGCCCCGAGCTGCCGCCCCCGCCTCCGCCGCCCCCGAGCGCGCCCACTCCGGTGGGGGTGTCCTCGCGAGGCCGGGGCGTGGAGGCGCTGCTCCAGGCCGTGCGCGCGCGTCAGCGCCGCTTCCTGTGGCTCCAGGGCGGGGCGCTGGGGGGGATGGCCGCCTCCGTCATGACGGTGGGCGGCGGGCTCCTGGGTCAGGTGGCCCCGAGGCTGGGGGGCTCCATCCTGGGGTTCGCCGTGCCGGTGGGCGTGGCGCTGGCGTGTGTGTTCGGCCTGTGGCTGTCGCGGCGGCGCGTGGGCGACGACGTGCTCACCGCGCGCCTGGTGGGACAGCGCCGGCCCGAGCTGTCCCTGGACGTGCTGGCCGCGGTGGAGTTGATGCGCGAGCGCGGCGGGCACACCAACGGCTCGCCGGAGCTGGCGGACGCGTTCCTCCAGCAGATGGACCAGCGCGTGCGCACCGTGGACGTGCGCTCCATCGTCGACGTGCGTCCCGCCCAGCGCGCGGGCCTGGCCACCCTCGGCGTGCTGCTGCTCCTGGCGCTGGTGCTGGGCCTCTGGGGTGAGAAGTGGAGCGCGGGCCTCAAGCGCATCGTGGAGGTGTCTCGCGCGCCGGAGGCCCAGGCCCAGGCCGAGCCCATCACCGGCGACATCGAGCTGACGTACCGCTACCCCGCGTACACGGGCCTGTCCCAGCGCACCGTCCCCGGCACCGACGGCGCGGTGAGTGCCCCGGCGGGCACGGAAATCCAGCTCAAGACGCGCTCGGACCGCGCCATCGAGCGCGCGGAGCTGGTCATCAACAACACCCAGTCCGTGCCGCTGAAGGTCACCGGCAACCGCGACCTGGAGGGCACCTTCATCGCGAAGCAGAGCGGCCACTACCGCTTCGTCTTCTACGCCAAGCGCGAGAAGCCCCTCGCGGTGGGCCCGGACATCTCGCTCACCGTGGAGGCCGACAAGCCGCCGCAGGTGACGCTGCTGACGCCCGCGGCGGAGCTGGAGGTGGACCCGGGCCAGAAGGTGACGCTCAAGTACGAGGCCACGGACGACTACGGCCTGTCGGGCCTGGCGCTCGTGTACCGCAAGCCGGGCGCGCAGCAGGACACGCGCGTGCCGCTGCGGCGCGAGGACGGACGGCGCAGCCGCGACACGTACACGTGGGATTTGGGCTCGCTCAAGGTGGACCCCGGCGACCGGATTACGTACTTCGTGGAGGCGCAGGACAACGACGCGGTGGAGGGCCCCAAGAAGGGCGTCAGCCGCACCCAGGTGCTGCGCATCTACTCCGCCGCCGAGCACCACCGCGCCGCGCTGGAGAAGGCCGAGCAGCTGTGGGGCCGCATGGTGGACCACCTCGCGGACCGCATGGAGGGACCGGACCGGGAGAAGCAGAAGGACCCGCAGGCCGTCGCCTCCGCGGCCACGGTGGACACCAGCGGCCAGCAGCTCATCACCGACATGCGCACCCTGGCGCAGACTCTGGCGCGCGAGCGCGACGTGCCCTCCGAGCTGGTCTCCGCCCTCTCCAACATCTCCGAATCCCTGGGCAGCCACATCAACGGCACCGCGGACTTCCGCCGCCTCTACCTGCGCACGCAGCGCGCCCGGGGCGAGGACTGGGGCACCGGCAACCGCCTGTCCGCCGTGGTGACGGAGGAAATCGAGGAGCTGGAGAAGGACATCCTCTACCTGGAGGCGCTGCTGGACCGGCAGAAGCTGGAGGCGCTCCAGGAGATGGCCAAGCAGCTCGCCCAGGAGCGCCGCGAGCTGTCTCGGTTGATTGAGCAGTTCAAGGCCAACCCGGACGAGGCCGCGCGCCAGGCGGTGATGGAGCAGATTCAGCAGCTCAAGGCCCGCATCCAGGAGCTGATGCAGCGCATGGCGGAGATGCGCAAGGGCATCCGCGACGAGCACCTCAACGCCGAGGCCCTGTCCGAGATGATGAAGGACCAGGACATGCAAAGCGCCCTGGAGGACATCGAGAAGCTGATGCGCGAGGGCAAGACGGACGAGGCGCTCGCGAAGCTCCAGGAGCTGGGCATGCAGATGGACGAGATGCTCAAGGGCCTGGACGAAGCCAACGAGGAGTTCGGCGGGGAGCAGTACCCGGAGCTGGCGGAGAAGTTCGGCAAGTTCATGGAGGACCTGAAGACCACCGTGGACGACCAGCAGCGCGTGGCGGACCAGACGCGCAAGCTGCGCGACCAGGCCCGCGCGCAGAACAAGGAGCGGCTGAGCGAGCGCGGACAGGCCGTCAAGGACGACCTGATGCGCAAGGTGCAGCAGGCCCAGCAGAGCTACGACAAGCTCAACCCGGAGCACCTCAACAGCCGCGCCGCGCGCCCGCTGGAGGAGGCCCAGTCGGAGCTGCGCAACGTGGAGAACGCGCTGAAGGTGAACGACTTCGACCTGGCCGCGGAGGCCGCCACGCGCGCGGAGGACGCGGCCCGGCAGCTCGCGGGGATGGGTGAGCAGCAGAAGCAGCTCGACGAGATGTTCGGCAATCCGCCCGAGGTGCGGCAGCAGTCCTCCGACCTCGCGCAGCGGCTGGAGCGCGACGCGCGCAACGTGCAGGACGTCAACCGCCAGCTCCAATCCCTCTTTCCTCCCCCCGGCTCCCAGCTCTCCCAGCAGGACAAGCAGCAGTTGCAGCAGCTGTCCCAGGAGCAGCAGCAGTTGGAGCAGCGCACGCAGAACCTGCGGCAGCAGATGGAGGAGATGGAGCAGACCGCGCCGCTGTTCGGCGAGGAGGCCGCGCAGCAGATGGAGGGCGTGGGCCAGCGCATGGGCGAGGCCGCGCAGCGGATGCAGGGCAAGGACCCGGGCCGCGGCTACGGCGAGCAGCAGGCGGCGCTGGAGGGCCTGCGCCAGTTCCAGCAGCAGATGCAGCAGGGGCAGCGGGGCCGCAAGGGTGGACTGCCGCTGCCGGGCGGGATGAGCGGGCGCAAGCCGGGCAACGCGGGGAGGGACCCCAAGGACCAGGTGGAGCTGCCGGACGAGGATTCGTTCCAGGCGCCCAAGGAGTTCCGCAAGGACCTGCTGGACGCGATGAAGCAGGGGGCGCCGGAGAAGTACCGCGAGCAGGTGAAGCGCTACTACGAGGAGCTGGTGAAGTGA
- a CDS encoding MarR family transcriptional regulator: MKDTANGEPEPHEGEGLKGPPLGEVLEFMRLLWAVDHGLQSTSKRMESTLGLTGPQRLVIRLVGRFPGITAGTLAQILHVHPSTLTGVLKRLEKRGLLERKSDPLDGRKALFALTESGRSLDIPSEGTVESAVQRVLARMSRNRILATQDVLTALAQELGGVPAPAGSGADATDEKPDAR, encoded by the coding sequence ATGAAGGACACGGCCAATGGGGAGCCGGAACCCCACGAAGGCGAGGGGCTCAAGGGCCCGCCGCTCGGTGAAGTGCTCGAGTTCATGCGGTTGTTGTGGGCCGTGGACCACGGGCTTCAGTCCACCTCGAAGCGGATGGAGTCGACGCTGGGCCTCACCGGTCCGCAGCGGCTGGTCATCCGGCTGGTGGGACGCTTTCCCGGCATCACCGCCGGCACGCTGGCGCAGATTCTCCACGTCCACCCCAGCACCCTGACGGGCGTGCTCAAGCGGCTGGAGAAGCGCGGGCTGCTGGAGCGGAAGTCGGACCCGCTGGATGGACGCAAGGCGCTGTTCGCGCTCACCGAGTCCGGTCGCTCGCTCGACATCCCCTCCGAAGGCACCGTCGAGTCCGCCGTGCAGCGGGTGCTCGCCCGGATGTCACGCAACCGCATCCTGGCCACCCAGGACGTGCTCACCGCGCTCGCCCAGGAGCTGGGAGGCGTACCGGCCCCGGCCGGGTCCGGCGCCGACGCGACGGACGAGAAGCCGGACGCCCGCTGA
- a CDS encoding dipeptidase — translation MNRRLPRLLTALPVSAALVAPPVLACTSMLVNKGATADGATLMTYAADAHELYGELYHTPARRHAAGAQRDIIEWDTGKFLGRIPEAPVTYSVIGNMNEHQLSIGESTFTGRKELEGPAGIIDYGSLIYITLERAKTAREAITVMTKLVAEHGYASTGESFSIADPKEAWLLEMIGKGTGQKGAVWVARKVPEGHITAHANQSRIEQFPLNDPENTLYAPDVISFAREKGWFKGADKDFSFAQTYHPLDFGGQRFSEARVWSIFRRAAPSRNFGPEFADGSAPGKRLPLWVKPDQKLSVQDVMGLMRDHFENTPLDMTQDVGAGPYAMPYRWRPMTWEVDGKKYVHERAISTQQTGFSFVAQMRASMPAPIGGVLWFGVDDTSMTVYTPMYAGIREVPRNFAQGVASRGSFSWDSSFWVFNWVSNQAYARWSDMSVDVHKEQGALEGQFLADQADIERTALEHYKRSPEEARRFLTTYSVQQGEKVHARWRKLGETLLVKYIDGNVRDEQGKVNHPKYPDSWYRRIAQERGKSLQMPPEPEEAKPAAPAPVAAPAPKAAPAQPTKPTVAPAP, via the coding sequence ATGAACCGACGACTGCCCCGACTGCTCACCGCGCTGCCTGTCTCGGCCGCGCTGGTTGCTCCGCCCGTGCTCGCGTGTACCAGCATGCTGGTCAACAAGGGAGCCACGGCGGATGGCGCCACCCTGATGACCTACGCCGCGGACGCGCACGAGCTGTACGGCGAGCTGTACCACACGCCCGCGCGCCGCCACGCGGCCGGCGCCCAGCGCGACATCATCGAGTGGGACACCGGCAAGTTCCTGGGCCGCATCCCCGAGGCGCCCGTGACGTACTCCGTCATCGGCAACATGAACGAGCACCAGCTGTCCATCGGCGAGTCCACCTTCACGGGCCGCAAGGAGCTGGAGGGGCCCGCCGGCATCATCGACTACGGCTCGCTCATCTACATCACGCTGGAGCGCGCCAAGACGGCGCGCGAGGCCATCACCGTGATGACGAAGCTGGTGGCCGAGCACGGCTATGCCTCCACCGGCGAGTCCTTCTCCATCGCCGACCCGAAGGAGGCCTGGCTGCTGGAGATGATTGGCAAGGGCACGGGCCAGAAGGGCGCCGTGTGGGTGGCGCGCAAGGTGCCGGAAGGGCACATCACCGCGCACGCCAACCAGTCGCGCATCGAGCAGTTCCCCCTGAACGACCCGGAGAACACCCTCTACGCGCCGGACGTCATCTCCTTCGCGCGGGAGAAGGGCTGGTTCAAGGGGGCGGACAAGGACTTCAGCTTCGCGCAGACGTACCACCCGCTCGACTTCGGCGGGCAGCGCTTCTCCGAGGCGCGCGTGTGGAGCATCTTCCGGCGCGCGGCGCCGTCGCGGAACTTCGGCCCGGAGTTCGCGGACGGCTCCGCGCCGGGCAAGCGGCTGCCGCTGTGGGTGAAGCCGGACCAGAAGCTGTCCGTGCAGGACGTCATGGGGCTGATGCGGGACCACTTCGAGAACACGCCCCTGGACATGACCCAGGACGTGGGCGCGGGCCCGTACGCGATGCCCTACCGCTGGCGTCCCATGACGTGGGAGGTGGACGGCAAGAAGTACGTCCACGAGCGCGCCATCTCCACGCAGCAGACGGGCTTCTCCTTCGTCGCGCAGATGCGCGCCTCCATGCCGGCGCCCATCGGCGGGGTGCTGTGGTTCGGCGTGGATGACACGTCCATGACCGTCTACACGCCCATGTACGCGGGCATCCGCGAGGTGCCCCGCAACTTCGCCCAGGGCGTGGCCAGCCGCGGCTCCTTCTCCTGGGACTCGTCCTTCTGGGTGTTCAACTGGGTGTCCAACCAGGCCTATGCGCGCTGGAGCGACATGTCCGTGGACGTGCACAAGGAGCAGGGCGCGCTGGAGGGACAGTTCCTCGCGGACCAGGCGGACATCGAGCGCACGGCGCTGGAGCACTACAAGCGCAGCCCGGAGGAGGCCCGCCGCTTCCTCACCACGTACTCGGTGCAGCAGGGTGAGAAGGTCCACGCGCGCTGGAGGAAGCTCGGGGAGACGCTGCTCGTGAAGTACATCGACGGCAACGTCCGCGACGAGCAGGGCAAGGTGAACCACCCGAAGTACCCGGACAGCTGGTACCGCCGCATCGCCCAGGAGCGGGGCAAGAGCCTGCAGATGCCGCCCGAGCCCGAGGAGGCCAAGCCCGCCGCCCCGGCCCCGGTGGCCGCCCCCGCCCCCAAGGCGGCGCCCGCGCAGCCCACCAAGCCCACCGTGGCTCCCGCCCCGTAA
- a CDS encoding helix-hairpin-helix domain-containing protein, which yields MRAAWGLLALGLLVGGPGVADAATSRTQFSGVVNLNEASASELDRLPGVGEKAAQRIIQHRGKRPFQRVEELVRVKGFGRKKFLKLKPHLTLSGPTTLKVEQVAPPPEGKEVVAANN from the coding sequence GTGAGGGCCGCGTGGGGACTGCTCGCGCTGGGCCTCCTGGTGGGTGGGCCCGGCGTGGCGGACGCGGCCACCTCGCGCACCCAGTTCTCGGGCGTGGTGAACCTCAACGAGGCGTCGGCCTCGGAGCTCGACCGGCTGCCGGGCGTGGGTGAGAAGGCGGCGCAGCGCATCATCCAGCACCGGGGCAAGCGGCCCTTCCAGCGCGTGGAGGAGCTGGTGCGCGTGAAGGGCTTCGGGAGGAAGAAGTTCCTCAAGCTCAAGCCCCACCTGACCTTGAGCGGTCCCACCACGTTGAAGGTGGAGCAGGTGGCTCCGCCTCCGGAGGGAAAGGAGGTGGTCGCCGCGAACAACTGA
- a CDS encoding dipeptidase, with product MNRFVLAALLLCAPALAAPPAGPAPVSAKARAIHDSALIIDTHVDTPLRMLEEGFDLGSRPPNGQGHLDLSRAREGNLGAAFFSIWVEPKEFTGQYTHRALRLIDTVLNAVEKYPDQMVLALSSKDIVAARAGKQKKLATLLGVEGGHAIQNDLGVLRDFYRLGVRYMTLTWSNTNEWADSSGDLQDAAVKHHDGLTDFGRDVVREMNRLGMLVDISHVSDKTFFDTLKVTRAPVIASHSSARALTDHPRNMTDEMLKAVAANGGVVMVNYFSAFIDDTYRQAYAAMAPERNAALEAVSARHKGSDAATKFRAEGAASWEWAAKVQRPPFESLINHIDHIAKVAGVDHVGMGSDFDGINSTPQSIDSVADLPRITEALLARGYTREQLHKILGGNLLRVFREAERVSREMRAAPSAQR from the coding sequence GTGAACCGCTTCGTCCTCGCCGCACTGCTCCTCTGCGCGCCCGCGCTCGCCGCTCCGCCCGCGGGCCCCGCGCCGGTCTCCGCGAAGGCCCGCGCCATCCACGATTCGGCGCTCATCATCGACACGCACGTGGACACGCCGCTGCGCATGCTCGAGGAGGGCTTCGACTTGGGCTCGCGGCCTCCCAATGGCCAGGGGCACTTGGACCTGTCGCGCGCCCGCGAGGGCAACCTGGGCGCGGCCTTCTTCTCCATCTGGGTGGAGCCCAAGGAGTTCACAGGCCAGTACACCCACCGCGCGCTGCGGCTCATCGACACGGTGCTCAACGCGGTGGAGAAGTACCCGGACCAGATGGTGCTGGCGCTCTCGTCCAAGGACATCGTCGCCGCGCGCGCGGGCAAGCAGAAGAAGCTGGCCACGTTGCTGGGCGTCGAGGGCGGCCACGCCATCCAGAATGACCTGGGCGTGCTGCGGGACTTCTACCGGCTGGGCGTGCGCTACATGACGCTCACCTGGTCCAACACGAACGAGTGGGCCGACTCGTCGGGCGACCTCCAGGACGCGGCCGTGAAGCACCACGACGGGCTCACCGACTTCGGCCGGGATGTCGTCCGGGAGATGAACCGGCTGGGCATGCTCGTGGACATCTCCCACGTGTCCGACAAGACGTTCTTCGACACGTTGAAGGTGACGCGTGCGCCCGTCATCGCGTCGCACTCGTCGGCCCGCGCGCTGACGGACCACCCGCGCAACATGACGGACGAGATGCTCAAGGCCGTCGCCGCCAACGGGGGCGTCGTGATGGTGAACTACTTCTCCGCGTTCATCGACGACACCTACCGGCAGGCGTACGCGGCCATGGCCCCCGAGCGCAACGCGGCCCTGGAGGCCGTGAGTGCCCGGCACAAGGGCTCGGATGCCGCCACGAAGTTCCGGGCGGAGGGCGCGGCGAGCTGGGAATGGGCGGCGAAGGTCCAGCGCCCCCCGTTCGAGTCCCTCATCAACCACATCGACCACATCGCCAAGGTCGCGGGCGTGGACCACGTGGGCATGGGCTCGGACTTCGACGGCATCAACTCCACGCCGCAGTCCATCGACTCCGTGGCGGACCTGCCGCGCATCACCGAGGCGCTGCTGGCCCGGGGCTACACCCGCGAGCAGCTCCACAAGATTCTGGGCGGCAACCTGCTGCGCGTCTTCCGCGAGGCGGAGCGCGTCAGCCGCGAGATGCGCGCGGCTCCCAGCGCCCAGCGCTGA
- a CDS encoding RNA polymerase sigma factor, whose amino-acid sequence MTSTGPEAIGRARPGADPRVQAAIQGGREATESLLLELLPRVRNLVRYLVRGDGDVEDIAQESLIALIRGLPSYRGEGMFQSWVDRVVARTVFAWLKRARGTEARRGEESLELVSVPSEDAPPDEYVHRRRMAMLLDRIPYEQRHAMVLHHVLGMSVPEVSDELGIPFETIRSRLRVGRAALRALVTGEEGGER is encoded by the coding sequence ATGACGAGCACGGGTCCGGAAGCCATTGGCAGAGCGCGCCCTGGAGCAGACCCGCGCGTCCAGGCGGCCATCCAGGGCGGGCGCGAGGCCACCGAGTCCCTGCTGCTGGAGCTGTTGCCCCGGGTGCGCAATCTCGTTCGCTACCTGGTGCGTGGAGATGGGGACGTGGAGGACATCGCGCAGGAGTCGCTCATCGCGCTGATACGGGGGCTGCCCTCCTACCGCGGGGAGGGAATGTTCCAGTCCTGGGTGGACCGGGTGGTGGCGAGGACCGTCTTCGCGTGGCTGAAGCGCGCGCGAGGCACCGAGGCCCGGCGAGGGGAGGAGTCGTTGGAGCTGGTGTCGGTGCCGTCCGAGGACGCGCCTCCGGACGAGTACGTCCACCGCCGCCGCATGGCGATGTTGCTGGACCGGATTCCGTACGAGCAGCGGCACGCGATGGTGCTGCACCACGTGTTGGGCATGAGCGTGCCGGAGGTGTCCGACGAGTTGGGGATTCCCTTCGAGACGATTCGCAGCCGGCTGCGGGTGGGGCGCGCGGCGCTCCGTGCGTTGGTGACGGGGGAGGAGGGAGGCGAGAGATGA
- a CDS encoding tetratricopeptide repeat protein: protein MSRLLDEDDGASQELLGSLDDSVGPARRLSRQRSTSLVRAALLATVDAPSPPSRPRRRFEWWLSGGLLVVGAAAAAAWQVARVSPPLVPVHEAPVVVASSHADALPVEPPAVTQVVVAPPAPAVPPAKVSAARERSTAPAPEDLLRRANAHRASGQWKAAEALYLRVIRSEPQGMPAYVARVASGALRLEHLGDARGALRQYEEALRGWPGGLLEEEAGHGVAEARKALGDTVGEARALESFLARHPESPHGVAARMRLREISTR, encoded by the coding sequence ATGAGCCGGCTTCTGGATGAGGATGACGGGGCTTCGCAGGAGCTGCTTGGGTCCCTGGATGACAGCGTGGGGCCCGCTCGCCGGCTGTCGCGTCAGCGGTCCACGTCCCTGGTTCGCGCCGCGTTGCTGGCCACGGTGGATGCGCCTTCTCCTCCTTCGCGCCCGCGCCGTCGGTTCGAGTGGTGGCTGAGTGGAGGGCTGCTCGTGGTGGGAGCCGCGGCGGCGGCGGCATGGCAGGTGGCTCGTGTGAGCCCTCCGCTGGTGCCCGTGCATGAGGCCCCGGTGGTGGTGGCGTCGTCTCATGCGGACGCCCTGCCCGTGGAGCCGCCCGCGGTGACGCAGGTGGTCGTGGCGCCCCCCGCCCCCGCAGTCCCGCCCGCCAAGGTGAGCGCCGCACGGGAGCGGTCCACGGCGCCCGCGCCGGAGGATTTGCTGCGGCGAGCCAACGCACATCGGGCCTCGGGGCAATGGAAGGCGGCCGAGGCGCTCTATCTGCGGGTCATCCGGAGCGAGCCCCAGGGGATGCCGGCGTATGTCGCGCGGGTGGCTTCGGGGGCGCTGCGGCTGGAGCACCTGGGCGATGCTCGCGGCGCGCTGCGACAGTACGAAGAGGCGCTGCGAGGCTGGCCCGGGGGCTTGTTGGAAGAGGAGGCGGGCCATGGTGTCGCGGAGGCGCGAAAGGCCCTGGGCGACACGGTGGGGGAGGCGCGTGCGTTGGAGTCCTTCCTCGCGCGGCACCCTGAATCGCCTCATGGGGTGGCGGCGCGGATGCGACTGAGGGAGATTTCGACCCGATGA